Proteins co-encoded in one Azospirillum brasilense genomic window:
- a CDS encoding motility protein A, which produces MSLTRDSAEPSRRGGRSARPRGGVDMATLVGLAAAAVVIFVAMASGGSLRAFVDPPSLIIVLGGTLAVTTASFSLSDVAIAWRDAGAVLIHRTSDPRGVARQVLLLAEAARRAPETLRNVLPELKHESFLHRSVTLVAEGLPPDDIERMLIGEVEASGAGKVKSAGVLRRASEVAPAMGLIGTLVGLVQMLGSLNDPSSIGPAMALALLTTFYGAVLGNVALAPLAAKVERTAEEDALVKTLYTIGAVSIARQENPRRLEMLLNAVLPPGKRIQYFDRDSDRGSPRGA; this is translated from the coding sequence ATGAGCCTCACACGAGACAGCGCTGAACCGTCCCGCCGGGGTGGGCGTTCGGCCCGGCCGCGCGGCGGGGTGGACATGGCGACGCTGGTCGGTCTGGCCGCCGCCGCCGTGGTCATCTTCGTCGCCATGGCGTCGGGCGGCAGTCTGCGCGCCTTCGTCGACCCGCCGTCGCTCATCATCGTGCTGGGCGGCACGCTGGCGGTCACCACCGCCTCCTTCTCGCTGTCCGACGTGGCCATCGCGTGGCGCGACGCCGGGGCGGTGCTGATCCACCGCACCAGCGACCCGCGCGGCGTGGCCCGGCAGGTGCTCCTGCTCGCCGAGGCGGCGCGGCGCGCGCCGGAGACGCTGCGCAACGTCCTGCCGGAGCTGAAGCACGAGTCGTTCCTGCACCGCTCGGTCACGCTGGTGGCCGAGGGGCTGCCGCCCGACGACATCGAGCGGATGCTGATCGGCGAGGTCGAGGCGTCGGGCGCCGGCAAGGTCAAGAGCGCGGGCGTGCTGCGCCGCGCGTCGGAGGTGGCGCCGGCCATGGGGCTGATCGGCACGCTGGTCGGCCTCGTCCAGATGCTGGGCAGCCTGAACGACCCGTCGAGCATCGGCCCGGCCATGGCGCTGGCCCTGCTGACCACCTTCTACGGGGCGGTGCTCGGCAACGTCGCGCTGGCCCCGCTGGCCGCCAAGGTGGAGCGGACGGCGGAAGAGGACGCGCTCGTCAAGACTCTCTACACCATCGGCGCGGTATCCATCGCGCGACAGGAAAATCCGCGGCGTCTGGAGATGCTCCTGAACGCCGTTCTTCCGCCTGGAAAGCGGATTCAGTACTTCGATCGGGACTCCGACCGGGGTTCTCCGAGGGGAGCGTAA
- the fliN gene encoding flagellar motor switch protein FliN → MAKDSFSLDELDGGGRSDIAEYETGLGPAKDLEAVYDIPVQISAVLGKSTMQVSQLLKLGRGAVVELDRKVGEAIDIYVNNRLVARGEVVVVEDRLGITMTEIIKSDRG, encoded by the coding sequence ATGGCCAAGGACAGCTTCTCCCTCGACGAGTTGGACGGCGGCGGCCGCAGCGACATTGCGGAGTATGAGACCGGCCTGGGTCCAGCCAAGGATCTGGAAGCGGTCTATGACATCCCCGTCCAGATCTCCGCCGTGCTCGGCAAATCGACCATGCAGGTCAGCCAGCTGCTCAAGCTCGGGCGCGGCGCGGTGGTGGAGCTGGACCGCAAGGTCGGCGAGGCCATCGACATCTACGTGAACAACCGCTTGGTCGCCCGCGGCGAGGTCGTGGTCGTGGAAGACCGGCTGGGCATCACCATGACCGAAATCATCAAGTCGGACCGCGGATGA
- a CDS encoding FliH/SctL family protein, which produces MSSVRKFLFDESFDVDAPPRRQLQADDDYFDNIPLPEPEPEPEPELPPEPPPPVFGEADLAAARAAGFAEGETAGKSTGYGKGFVDGNNAGRKDGYEQARVEIEATVQARIANALETVGNGVQHLLNEHYATSAQRADQPVHIALAIVRKLMPELARRGGLMEVEGLVRSCLTDLIDEPRLVVRVADDMVDAVREHLDQVIASRGFGAKLMVVGDSGLAPGSCRIEWAEGGVERDTAGLLAQIERRMAGLLEAPPG; this is translated from the coding sequence ATGAGCTCGGTCCGCAAATTCCTGTTCGACGAGTCCTTCGACGTGGACGCGCCGCCGCGCCGCCAGCTCCAGGCCGACGACGACTATTTCGACAACATCCCCCTGCCGGAACCGGAGCCCGAACCGGAGCCGGAGCTGCCGCCCGAACCGCCGCCGCCGGTGTTCGGCGAGGCCGATCTCGCCGCCGCCCGCGCCGCCGGCTTCGCGGAGGGCGAGACCGCCGGCAAGTCGACGGGCTACGGCAAGGGTTTCGTCGACGGCAACAACGCCGGCCGCAAGGACGGCTACGAACAGGCCCGCGTCGAGATCGAGGCGACGGTGCAGGCGCGGATCGCCAACGCGCTGGAAACCGTCGGCAACGGCGTGCAGCATCTTCTGAACGAGCATTACGCCACCAGCGCCCAGCGGGCCGACCAGCCCGTGCACATCGCGCTGGCCATCGTCCGCAAGCTGATGCCGGAACTGGCGCGGCGCGGCGGGCTGATGGAGGTGGAAGGGCTGGTGCGCTCCTGCCTGACCGACCTGATCGACGAGCCGCGCCTGGTGGTGCGCGTCGCCGACGACATGGTGGACGCGGTGCGCGAGCATCTGGATCAGGTGATCGCCTCCCGCGGCTTCGGCGCCAAGCTGATGGTGGTGGGCGATTCCGGGCTCGCGCCGGGAAGCTGCCGGATCGAGTGGGCCGAGGGCGGGGTGGAGCGCGACACCGCCGGCCTGCTCGCCCAGATCGAACGGCGGATGGCCGGCCTGCTGGAAGCGCCGCCGGGGTGA
- the fliF gene encoding flagellar basal-body MS-ring/collar protein FliF, whose product MNNLLQTLRNLGPARLAAIGGVGLLLIGFFVYLMTRLSSPEMELLYAELQPTEAAAIAKKLEEAKVPFTVDKTGTKIMVAAEQVGPTRMRMAAAGLPSGGSIGYELFDKGEGFGATSFMQNINHLRALEGEMARTVQTLNGVQSARVHLVLPKRELFARQQNPATASIFIKLRPGAQLSRENIQAIQHLIAASVPNLDPSRISIVDDKGTLLARGTGNDSADAMLASAEEKKVAYESRVARIIEDLLGRTVGYGKVRAEVSADLDFDRITTQSEIFDPESQVVRSTQTVTEANESHDRDPLSPVTVDQNLPTAQSGNNAGPISQNKQNRSEETINYEISRTTKNHVRESGQVRRLSVAVLVDGTYSLPRDGNPAAYQPRSEQELESIKALVRSAVGLDAVRGDTLEVINMRFWSPEDDVQKPEELFLGMTKDDLFRIAEMVVLGIVAVLIILLVIRPLITRAFEKADQQEEDDMDRLLADQSGMPAALAAPTGALAQDLALEAAQADEELEQMIDINRVEGRVRASSLRKVGEIVEKHPEEAVSILRNWLYQES is encoded by the coding sequence GTGAACAACCTTCTGCAGACCTTGCGCAACCTGGGTCCCGCGCGCCTGGCCGCTATCGGCGGCGTCGGCCTGCTCCTGATCGGATTCTTCGTCTATCTGATGACGCGCCTCTCCTCCCCGGAGATGGAGCTTCTCTACGCCGAACTCCAGCCCACCGAGGCCGCGGCCATCGCCAAGAAGCTGGAGGAGGCGAAGGTCCCCTTCACGGTGGACAAGACCGGCACGAAGATCATGGTCGCCGCCGAACAGGTGGGGCCGACCCGCATGCGGATGGCCGCCGCCGGCCTGCCGTCGGGCGGCTCGATCGGCTACGAGCTGTTCGACAAGGGCGAAGGCTTCGGCGCCACCAGCTTCATGCAGAACATCAACCATCTGCGCGCCCTGGAAGGCGAGATGGCGCGCACGGTGCAGACGCTGAACGGGGTGCAGAGCGCCCGCGTCCATCTGGTGCTGCCCAAGCGCGAGCTGTTCGCGCGCCAGCAGAACCCGGCGACGGCCAGCATCTTCATAAAGCTGCGCCCCGGCGCCCAGCTGTCGCGCGAGAACATCCAGGCGATCCAGCACCTGATCGCCGCCTCCGTGCCGAACCTCGACCCCAGTCGCATCTCCATCGTCGACGACAAGGGCACCCTGCTCGCCCGCGGCACCGGCAACGACAGCGCGGACGCCATGCTGGCCTCGGCGGAGGAGAAGAAGGTCGCCTACGAGAGCCGCGTCGCCCGCATCATCGAGGATCTGCTGGGCCGCACCGTCGGCTACGGCAAGGTGCGGGCGGAGGTGTCGGCCGATCTCGACTTCGACCGCATCACCACGCAATCCGAAATCTTCGATCCGGAAAGCCAGGTCGTCCGCTCCACCCAGACGGTGACGGAGGCGAACGAGAGCCACGACCGCGACCCGCTGTCGCCGGTCACCGTGGACCAGAATCTGCCGACCGCGCAGTCGGGCAACAACGCCGGGCCGATCTCGCAGAACAAGCAGAACCGCAGCGAAGAGACGATCAACTACGAGATCAGCCGGACCACCAAGAACCACGTCCGCGAGTCCGGGCAGGTGCGCCGCCTGTCGGTCGCCGTGCTGGTCGACGGCACCTACAGCCTGCCCAGGGACGGCAACCCGGCGGCCTACCAGCCGCGGTCGGAGCAGGAGCTGGAGAGCATCAAGGCGCTCGTCCGCTCCGCCGTCGGCCTCGACGCCGTGCGCGGCGACACGCTGGAAGTCATCAACATGCGCTTCTGGTCGCCGGAAGACGACGTCCAGAAGCCGGAGGAGCTGTTCCTCGGCATGACCAAGGACGACCTGTTCCGCATCGCGGAGATGGTCGTGCTGGGCATCGTCGCCGTGCTGATCATCCTGCTGGTCATCCGTCCGCTGATCACCCGCGCCTTCGAGAAGGCCGACCAGCAGGAGGAGGACGACATGGACCGCCTGCTGGCCGACCAGAGCGGCATGCCCGCCGCCCTGGCCGCGCCGACCGGCGCGCTGGCCCAGGACCTCGCCCTGGAGGCCGCCCAGGCCGACGAGGAGCTGGAGCAGATGATCGACATCAACCGCGTCGAAGGCCGCGTCCGCGCCTCCTCGCTGCGCAAGGTGGGCGAGATCGTGGAGAAGCATCCGGAGGAAGCGGTGTCGATCCTGCGCAACTGGCTGTATCAGGAGAGCTGA
- a CDS encoding helix-turn-helix domain-containing protein, with the protein MFVGQRLRELRMLAGLSQSDVASALGLTFQQLQKYERGFNRVSASRLFKLAQFFRVPVSVFFEGLEERHAAQEAGIASPQTEESEGTLRSREALMLARYFQNIRDPEIRGAIRELAERCADQSDGAGDPAVGEDAGVVEPPVVRGRRGRGAGHSVGQA; encoded by the coding sequence GTGTTTGTTGGCCAGCGCCTGCGCGAATTGCGCATGCTCGCCGGCCTGAGTCAGAGCGATGTCGCGTCGGCTCTGGGGCTGACCTTTCAGCAGCTTCAGAAGTACGAGCGTGGATTCAACCGGGTTTCGGCCAGCCGGCTGTTCAAGCTGGCGCAATTTTTCCGGGTCCCGGTTTCCGTCTTCTTCGAGGGGCTGGAGGAGCGTCACGCCGCCCAGGAGGCCGGCATCGCCAGCCCGCAGACGGAAGAGTCGGAGGGCACCCTGCGCTCCCGCGAGGCGCTGATGCTCGCCCGCTACTTCCAGAACATCCGCGATCCCGAGATTCGCGGGGCGATCCGGGAACTGGCCGAACGCTGCGCTGACCAGAGCGACGGTGCCGGCGACCCGGCCGTCGGCGAGGATGCCGGGGTGGTCGAGCCGCCCGTCGTGCGCGGTCGCCGCGGGCGGGGTGCCGGCCACAGCGTCGGGCAGGCGTGA